In Sporichthya polymorpha DSM 43042, a genomic segment contains:
- a CDS encoding tryptophan 2,3-dioxygenase family protein has protein sequence MVGLVTSAASRASEGRSFGEEGARLTYGSYLRLPELLDQQRPASDPPAHDELLFITIHQVYELWFQQLLHELEAVRAAMFDGRAWQARALLSRVHSIERVLVGQVEVLETMTPQDFLAFRSRLAPASGFQSVQFREVEFLSGAKDRDFLARFTALTDAERARLERRLTEPTLWDAFLHLLRGRGLATDSDQAITASLLTVARDRDTHGDAWDLAEALVEHDANAWLWRSRHVVMVERQIGTKSGTGGSSGGPYLRGRLPLRYYPLLWELRNHL, from the coding sequence ATGGTCGGCCTCGTGACCAGCGCAGCGTCGCGCGCGTCGGAGGGTCGGTCCTTCGGCGAGGAGGGGGCCCGGCTCACCTACGGGTCGTACCTGCGGCTGCCCGAGCTCCTGGACCAGCAGCGCCCGGCGTCGGATCCGCCGGCGCACGACGAGCTGTTGTTCATCACAATCCACCAGGTCTACGAGCTGTGGTTCCAGCAACTGCTCCACGAGCTGGAGGCGGTCCGGGCCGCGATGTTCGACGGGCGGGCCTGGCAGGCCCGGGCCCTGCTCAGCCGCGTGCACTCGATCGAGCGGGTGCTGGTGGGGCAGGTCGAGGTCCTCGAGACGATGACCCCGCAGGACTTCCTCGCCTTCCGGTCACGGCTCGCGCCGGCGAGCGGGTTCCAGTCGGTCCAGTTCCGGGAGGTCGAGTTCCTCTCCGGCGCGAAGGACCGCGACTTCCTCGCGCGCTTCACCGCGCTCACCGACGCCGAGCGGGCGCGTCTCGAGCGTCGGCTCACCGAGCCCACCCTGTGGGACGCGTTCCTGCACCTGCTCCGTGGCCGGGGCCTCGCGACCGACTCCGACCAGGCGATCACCGCGAGCCTGCTCACCGTCGCCCGGGACCGGGACACCCACGGCGACGCCTGGGACCTGGCCGAGGCCCTCGTCGAGCACGACGCCAACGCGTGGCTGTGGCGCTCGCGCCACGTCGTCATGGTCGAACGTCAGATCGGCACGAAGTCCGGGACCGGCGGCTCGTCCGGCGGTCCCTACCTGCGGGGCCGCCTGCCGTTGCGGTACTACCCCCTCTTGTGGGAGCTGCGGAATCATCTATGA
- a CDS encoding calcium-binding protein, translating into MTKLRRQLGATCALALITTAAGFAVTHAAGAAQVVDQEQDQANFSATVHGSYSLAQIFTAGQTGPLSRIDLKVGRTAELPGALRIEIRNASAGDVGADVLASGEVPAAAAPIADGGVPSAFVPVTFSAPYAISAGTQYAIVLRTSPADGQYAAAVRISGDPYGGGTFFQAAGYQSESWAEDADWDLAFRTFVGTPDPTPTPKPTPKPTPKPKLEAKCDFALSSKAAKKYNVLKGTNGNDVLIGTKGPDLIYGYGGNDKIRGRGGNDILCGGAGNDDLAGGGGNDKLSGGPGQDKLAGNKGNDVLRGNGGRDHLRGGPGRDTVNGGPGKDDERS; encoded by the coding sequence ATGACGAAGCTCCGTCGCCAGCTCGGCGCCACCTGCGCCCTCGCCCTGATCACGACCGCGGCCGGATTCGCCGTGACGCACGCGGCCGGCGCGGCCCAGGTCGTCGACCAGGAGCAGGACCAGGCGAATTTCTCCGCCACTGTGCACGGCTCGTACAGCTTGGCCCAGATCTTCACTGCGGGTCAGACGGGGCCGCTGAGTCGAATCGACCTGAAGGTGGGGCGCACTGCAGAGCTGCCCGGCGCGCTCCGGATCGAGATCCGGAACGCCTCCGCCGGCGACGTGGGTGCTGACGTCCTGGCCAGTGGGGAGGTGCCGGCTGCCGCGGCGCCGATCGCCGACGGCGGGGTGCCTTCAGCGTTCGTTCCCGTGACCTTCTCGGCTCCCTACGCGATCTCGGCGGGCACGCAGTACGCCATCGTCCTGCGCACCTCCCCGGCTGACGGCCAGTACGCCGCGGCGGTACGGATCTCGGGCGACCCGTACGGAGGCGGCACGTTCTTCCAAGCCGCGGGCTATCAGTCGGAGTCCTGGGCCGAGGACGCGGACTGGGACCTTGCTTTCCGCACCTTCGTCGGCACGCCGGACCCGACCCCGACCCCCAAGCCGACCCCGAAGCCGACGCCCAAGCCGAAGCTCGAGGCGAAGTGCGACTTCGCGCTGTCGTCGAAGGCGGCCAAGAAGTACAACGTTCTCAAGGGGACCAACGGGAACGACGTGCTGATCGGGACCAAGGGTCCGGACCTGATCTACGGCTACGGCGGGAACGACAAGATCCGCGGCCGGGGTGGGAACGACATCCTCTGCGGTGGGGCCGGGAACGACGACCTCGCCGGTGGTGGGGGCAACGACAAGCTCTCCGGCGGCCCGGGCCAGGACAAGCTCGCCGGCAACAAGGGCAACGACGTCCTGCGCGGCAACGGTGGTCGCGACCACCTCCGTGGCGGTCCGGGCCGCGACACCGTCAACGGCGGGCCCGGTAAGGACGACGAGCGGTCCTGA